One Euphorbia lathyris chromosome 1, ddEupLath1.1, whole genome shotgun sequence DNA segment encodes these proteins:
- the LOC136210825 gene encoding kunitz type trypsin inhibitor 104-like: protein MKFITAISLTVWAFMVISTAAQPAVLDTDGQPVQSGIEYNIVPGITDVAGGLTLVDRNNSCPLYVGQEPLRRPITSQGIPVIFKPFEEGETVIKESRDLTVTFQAATTCVQTTSWTVGEEDRESGRRFIVTAGEDYFNIQNNGGVYNFVWCPTESCPSCDRPRCASAGIFIQNQNRLLALDGPAFPFQFSRV from the coding sequence ATGAAATTCATTACAGCTATAAGCTTAACTGTCTGGGCATTTATGGTCATAAGCACTGCGGCTCAGCCAGCGGTGCTAGACACTGATGGACAGCCCGTCCAGAGTGGCATAGAATACAACATAGTCCCCGGTATTACTGATGTTGCAGGGGGTCTAACTCTAGTGGACCGCAACAATTCATGCCCATTGTACGTGGGTCAAGAACCGCTGAGGCGTCCGATAACATCACAGGGAATTCCGGTGATATTCAAACCTTTCGAAGAGGGAGAGACAGTGATCAAGGAGTCGAGGGACTTGACAGTAACGTTTCAAGCGGCGACAACCTGCGTACAGACAACTAGTTGGACAGTCGGGGAAGAAGATAGAGAGAGTGGAAGGAGGTTCATAGTGACTGCAGGAGAAGATTACTTCAATATTCAAAACAATGGAGGAGTTTACAATTTTGTGTGGTGTCCGACTGAATCATGCCCAAGTTGTGATAGGCCTAGATGTGCTTCAGCTGGTATCTTTATTCAAAATCAAAATAGGTTGTTGGCATTGGATGGTCCTGCATTTCCCTTCCAATTTTCTAGGGTttaa